A stretch of Tripterygium wilfordii isolate XIE 37 chromosome 11, ASM1340144v1, whole genome shotgun sequence DNA encodes these proteins:
- the LOC120009553 gene encoding F-box protein At3g12350 isoform X2: MANLNEPATISCYSFADFPEDVQLCVLSFLSPAEIANFACTSKQSVLICRSDSKLWYTLCDRRWGSQTQIRNWGNGQISYKLLYKTLDKWENLIGFWRRCGNSPATTTVESPSLIFFEWGPSFLAGSRVSPSRNGTYHVIKSPFLYLGISSEGQIVSFLDSDGCNGEISVNIASYWQFGYLDNNLIPVNVDFMGNSYFTVEENRNLTYSSPESNKNCFKRSSSSSNLRGEEEEAIEVQGGTPGSLPEMSEMYQHLANRTRTGAVRRQRRREKERQATRRRWETEHFVKVVECSPTLARPLQGLWKLFLSTGTIIVHNCEDL, encoded by the exons ATGGCGAATCTCAATGAACCAGCTACAATCTCTTGTTATTCCTTCGCAGATTTCCCTGAGGACGTCCAGCTCTGCGTCTTATCGTTTCTGTCCCCGGCTGAAATCGCCAATTTCGCTTGCACGTCGAAGCAGTCTGTATTAATATGTCGAAGCGACAGCAAGCTCTGGTACACCTTATGCGACAGGAGGTGGGGCTCGCAAACCCAGATCAGGAATTGGGGGAATGGTCAAATCAGCTACAAACTTCTCTACAAGACTCTTGACAAGTGGGAGAATCTGATCGGATTCTGGCGTCGGTGCGGCAATTCCCCTGCAACGACCACGGTTGAATCCCCGTCGTTGATTTTCTTCGAGTGGGGACCATCGTTTCTCGCGGGCTCTCGCGTTTCCCCCTCCAGAAACGGCACCTATCATGTAATAAAGTCGCCGTTTTTATATTTGGGAATATCATCGGAGGGACAGATAGTGAGTTTTCTCGATTCCGATGGGTGCAATGGTGAAATATCCGTTAATATTGCGAGCTACTGGCAATTCGGGTATTTGGATAACAACCTGATTCCGGTTAATGTTGATTTCATGGGGAATTCCTACTTCACTGTGGAGGAAAATCGGAATTTGACTTATTCTTCTCCAGAATCAAATAAGAACTGCTTTAAAAGAAGTTCAAGTTCATCAAATTTACGCGGAGAAGAGGAGGAAGCAATTGAGGTACAGGGTGGGACACCAGGGAGCTTGCCGGAGATGTCTGAAATGTACCAGCATTTGGCAAACAGGACGCGCACAGGGGCTGTGAGGAGGCAGAGGAGACGGGAGAAGGAGAGGCAGGCCACGAGGAGGCGCTGGGAGACAGAGCACTTTGTCAAGGTTGTTGAATGCTCGCCCACCCTGGCACGCCCTTTGCAGGGATTGTGGAAG CTGTTTTTGTCTACTGGAACAATTATTGTACATAATTGTGAAGATTTGTGA
- the LOC120009553 gene encoding F-box protein At3g12350 isoform X1 gives MANLNEPATISCYSFADFPEDVQLCVLSFLSPAEIANFACTSKQSVLICRSDSKLWYTLCDRRWGSQTQIRNWGNGQISYKLLYKTLDKWENLIGFWRRCGNSPATTTVESPSLIFFEWGPSFLAGSRVSPSRNGTYHVIKSPFLYLGISSEGQIVSFLDSDGCNGEISVNIASYWQFGYLDNNLIPVNVDFMGNSYFTVEENRNLTYSSPESNKNCFKRSSSSSNLRGEEEEAIEVQGGTPGSLPEMSEMYQHLANRTRTGAVRRQRRREKERQATRRRWETEHFVKVVECSPTLARPLQGLWKGFCDDMNLEFYLVAYDDVGGITCRRVRDLSEHLIRSAPVFWTSKPTFIESPFPTEEESLYASRIHQRPLAAVNYSQEQYSFTGNEEVIRIVYINSSYDLVVPGLTDTSPNLRNAEGRIWQYIDGTFGFGFLRDNFVIDLKNIAKDGFLMDAVGQSGD, from the exons ATGGCGAATCTCAATGAACCAGCTACAATCTCTTGTTATTCCTTCGCAGATTTCCCTGAGGACGTCCAGCTCTGCGTCTTATCGTTTCTGTCCCCGGCTGAAATCGCCAATTTCGCTTGCACGTCGAAGCAGTCTGTATTAATATGTCGAAGCGACAGCAAGCTCTGGTACACCTTATGCGACAGGAGGTGGGGCTCGCAAACCCAGATCAGGAATTGGGGGAATGGTCAAATCAGCTACAAACTTCTCTACAAGACTCTTGACAAGTGGGAGAATCTGATCGGATTCTGGCGTCGGTGCGGCAATTCCCCTGCAACGACCACGGTTGAATCCCCGTCGTTGATTTTCTTCGAGTGGGGACCATCGTTTCTCGCGGGCTCTCGCGTTTCCCCCTCCAGAAACGGCACCTATCATGTAATAAAGTCGCCGTTTTTATATTTGGGAATATCATCGGAGGGACAGATAGTGAGTTTTCTCGATTCCGATGGGTGCAATGGTGAAATATCCGTTAATATTGCGAGCTACTGGCAATTCGGGTATTTGGATAACAACCTGATTCCGGTTAATGTTGATTTCATGGGGAATTCCTACTTCACTGTGGAGGAAAATCGGAATTTGACTTATTCTTCTCCAGAATCAAATAAGAACTGCTTTAAAAGAAGTTCAAGTTCATCAAATTTACGCGGAGAAGAGGAGGAAGCAATTGAGGTACAGGGTGGGACACCAGGGAGCTTGCCGGAGATGTCTGAAATGTACCAGCATTTGGCAAACAGGACGCGCACAGGGGCTGTGAGGAGGCAGAGGAGACGGGAGAAGGAGAGGCAGGCCACGAGGAGGCGCTGGGAGACAGAGCACTTTGTCAAGGTTGTTGAATGCTCGCCCACCCTGGCACGCCCTTTGCAGGGATTGTGGAAG GGTTTTTGTGATGACATGAACTTGGAATTTTATCTGGTGGCATATGATGATGTTGGAGGCATCACCTGTCGAAGGGTTAGGGACTTGTCTGAACATCTTATTAGATCTGCCCCTGTATTTTGGACATCGAAGCCTACATTTATTGAGTCTCCATTTCCTACAGAAGAAGAAAGTTTATATGCCAGTCGGATACATCAGCGGCCACTTGCAGCAGTAAATTACAGTCAGGAGCAATATTCTTTCACGGGCAATGAGGAGGTCATTCGCATAGTGTACATAAATTCTAGTTATGATTTAGTAGTTCCTGGCTTGACAGATACTTCTCCAAATCTGCGCAATGCGGAGGGTAGGATTTGGCAGTATATAGATGGGACATTTGGATTTGGGTTTCTCCGCGACAACTTCGTTATAGACCTGAAGAATATTGCCAAAGATGGTTTTCTTATGGATGCAGTCGGACAATCTGGCGATTGA
- the LOC120009588 gene encoding protein FAR1-RELATED SEQUENCE 9-like — MSSSQRAESCHAFFKSYVSKKNTLMDFVVRFSRALKRQRHQELCLDHKDINEQPVMKTMFGVEKSLAELFTHTMFYKVQEELFQSMAYMATFEHESGNLKLYNVQRVEGSQKSARKVIEDKPLNYMTCSCRKFESYGIICRHIFSAFSKILLHQPLPDIYVLRRWTKAAKSLTVGGGDGQDNCDRKVILKHNTLRRQASNIIEAALINEDIYNLTFESFESLQCKINSMTLNDGGQSSTPSLSLSKVTYNEPEKVRAKGCGKRLKGGKEIATKNPKRRCNGCGLAGQSHDKRNCPLIMGRMQ, encoded by the exons ATGTCAAGCAGTCAACGAGCAGAAAGTTGTCATGCATTTTTCAAGTcttatgtttcaaaaaaaaatacattgatgGATTTTGTGGTGAGGTTTAGTAGAGCTCTAAAACGCCAAAGACACCAAGAATTATGTCTTGATCACAAGGACATTAACGAACAACCTGTCATGAAAACCATGTTTGGTGTTGAGAAGTCTTTGGCTGAGTTGTTCACACACACCATGTTTTACAAAGTTCAAGAGGAGTTGTTCCAAAGCATGGCATATATGGCGACATTTGAGCATGAGTCTGGAAACTTGAAGTTATATAATGTTCAGCGTGTTGAAGGGAGTCAGAAAAGTGCTAGAAAAGTAATTGAGGACAAGCCATTGAATTATATGACTTGTAGCTGTAGGAAATTTGAATCCTATGGAATAATATGTCGGCATATTTTTTCAGCTTTCAGCAAGATACTTCTACATCAACCATTGCCTGATATTTATGTACTGCGGAGATGGACAAAGGCTGCAAAATCATTAACTGTAGGAGGTGGTGATGGGCAGGATAATTGTGATAGAAAGGTAATACTCAAGCACAATACCTTGCGTAGACAAGCGTCAAATATTATTGAGGCCGCTTTGATCAATGAAGATATATATAACCTCACATTTGAATCGTTCGAGTCACTTCAATGCAAGATCAACTCAATGACACTAAATGATGGAGGACAGTCGTCTACACCTAGTTTGTCTCTATCAAAGGTGACTTACAATGAGCCAGAAAAGGTTAGAGCAAAAGGTTGTGGAAAGAGACTCAAGGGAGGCAAAGAAATTGCCACTAAGAACCCCAAAAGGCGTTGTAATGGTTGCGGATTAGCGGGGCAATCACATGACAAAAGGAATTGTCCTTTAATTATGG GTAGGATGCAGTAG
- the LOC120008804 gene encoding protein FAR1-RELATED SEQUENCE 5-like, which yields MDVSSSSSNDLSFIPQVRAEKVPKIGQEFESLEEAQKFYNEYAREAGFSIRMSTTNRNKSNEIIRKEFVCYKEGTREKGEFKSDGSRRRGTTREGCKGKMVVVRSTSKLSFIVSMFCEAHNHVLTTPRKVHLLRSHRTMSTAKKALTQQLSAANVPIHQQISILELEAGSLENIGCTEKDFYNARRDEVKLFAGHDAQMLYEYFEAEKEKNTEFYFSIDVDVENKITHCFWADATCRKAYQTFGDVVVLDTTYNTNRYG from the coding sequence ATGGATGTGAGCTCTTCTTCGTCTAATGATTTATCTTTTATTCCTCAAGTAAGGGCCGAAAAAGTCCCCAAAATTGGGCAAGAATTTGAATCATTGGAAGAAGCCCAAAAATTTTATAATGAATATGCAAGGGAAGCTGGATTTAGTATTCGAATGTCGACTACTAATAGAAACAAAAGTAATGAAATCATCAGGAAGGAATTCGTTTGTTATAAAGAGGGGactagagaaaaaggggaatTCAAATCCGATGGTAGTAGAAGACGTGGGACAACTAGAGAAGGATGCAAGGGTAAGATGGTTGTTGTAAGGTCAACTTCTAAACTGAGTTTCATTGTATCAATGTTTTGTGAGGCCCATAATCATGTCCTTACAACACCTAGAAAGGTGCATTTGCTTAGGTCTCACCGTACTATGTCAACTGCTAAAAAGGCTTTGACACAACAACTTTCTGCAGCGAATGTGCCAATTCATCAACAGATTAGTATTTTGGAGTTAGAAGCAGGAAGTCTAGAAAATATTGGGTGTACCGAGAAGGATTTTTACAATGCTCGAAGGGATGAGGTGAAACTATTTGCTGGACATGATGCTCAAATGCTATATGAGTATTTTGaagcagaaaaggaaaaaaatacggAATTCTATTTTTCAATCGATGTGGACGTTGAAAACAAGATAACACATTGTTTTTGGGCAGATGCAACATGTAGAAAGGCATACCAAACTTTTGGGGATGTAGTAGTGTTGGATACTACTTATAATACAAATCGTTATGGTTGA
- the LOC120009554 gene encoding LIM domain-containing protein WLIM1 — protein sequence MAFAGTTQKCMACDKTVYLVDRLTADNRVYHKACFRCHHCKGTLKLGNYNSFEGVLYCRPHFDQLFKRTGSLDKSFEGTPKIAKPEKTVDGEKPAVNKASSMFGGTREKCLGCQNTVYPTEKVSVNGTAYHKSCFKCSHGGCVISPSNYIAHEGRLYCKHHHTQLIKEKGNLSQLEGDNNKNK from the exons ATGGCATTTGCAGGAACAACCCAGAAATGCATGGCCTGTGACAAGACTGTGTATCTTGTTGATAGGCTAACTGCTGATAACCGTGTGTACCACAAAGCCTGCTTCCGCTGTCATCACTGCAAAGGAACTCTCAAG CTTGGCAACTACAATTCCTTTGAAGGCGTCCTGTATTGCAGGCCACACTTTGATCAACTCTTTAAAAGGACTGGTAGTCTGGACAAAAGTTTTGAAG GTACACCAAAGATTGCAAAACCAGAGAAAACTGTAGATGGAGAG AAACCTGCAGTGAATAAAGCCTCAAGCATGTTTGGTGGAACCAGAGAAAAATGTCTTGGCTGCCAGAACACTGTTTATCCCACTGAGAAG GTTTCGGTGAACGGGACCGCTTACCACAAGAGCTGCTTCAAATGCAGCCATGGAGGGTGTGTGATTAGCCCATCCAACTACATAGCTCATGAGGGGAGACTATACTGCAAACACCACCACACCCAACTCATCAAGGAGAAAGGTAACCTAAGCCAGCTTGAAGGTGACAATAACAAAAACAAGTGA